Sequence from the Neisseria subflava genome:
AATAAAGGGCAGTAAGTATTTTTCAGAACTTGCACCTCATTTACATAAATTCCCAAACTCCCTCCGTATCTGAACATTTAAGCCGCAAGAAAACGACTATAATATTCATGTCTTATTCTAATTATTCACGACATAAATACAATGAAACACCAACAAGGCTTCACGCTTATCGAGCTGCTGATAGTCGTTGTGATTGCAGCCATTCTTGCTACCATCGCATATCCGTCTTATCAAAACTACATCCGCCAAACGCGTCTCGCATCCGTCCGCACACAGATGCTGCATAATGCCCAACAACTTGAACGCTACTATACTCAAAGAAGTACTTTTGTAGGGTTTCCTCCTGAAAATTTGCAGCAGAATCAATATTTCGATATTAGTTTTTCCGAAGGTGCGGATCCTTCCGATTCAGGTTATATTTTGAAGGCTGTACCCAACAAAGAAACCAATGCCTATGAAACTTGTACTGTTTATTACAACGACAGCGGTATCATTTGGGCAAACAGCGATAAACAAAACTGCCCCGGTTATGAAACGCCCCTAGATG
This genomic interval carries:
- a CDS encoding type IV pilin protein, with product MKHQQGFTLIELLIVVVIAAILATIAYPSYQNYIRQTRLASVRTQMLHNAQQLERYYTQRSTFVGFPPENLQQNQYFDISFSEGADPSDSGYILKAVPNKETNAYETCTVYYNDSGIIWANSDKQNCPGYETPLDEK